GGACGATGCCCGCCGAGGCGACGCGGTTCACGCACTCGACGGTTCTCGCATCGAGACCGCGTCCGTAACACTGGTACGCCAGCGTCGAGTCGACAAAGCGGTCGCATATGACGACACTCTCCGAGGCGAGGGCCGGCCTTATGACCTCCTCGACGAGCTGGGCCCTGGCGGCCTCGTAGAGGAAGAGCTCGGCCCAGGGGACCGGACTCCCCCTACCCGGCCGCAGCAACAGGGAGCGGACCTTCTCCCCAAGGTCGGTCCCGCCCGGCTCGCGCAGCGCGACCACCGACCGGCCGCGCCCCTGCAGGAGGTCCGCCAGACGGGCGGCCTGTGTCGTCTTGCCGCACCCCTCGACACCTTCAAGCGTTATGAAAAGACCCAAGCGCCCCTCCCCGACTCAATGTTTCAAGGTACAACAAAAACAGGG
This Deltaproteobacteria bacterium DNA region includes the following protein-coding sequences:
- the tmk gene encoding dTMP kinase, which produces MGLFITLEGVEGCGKTTQAARLADLLQGRGRSVVALREPGGTDLGEKVRSLLLRPGRGSPVPWAELFLYEAARAQLVEEVIRPALASESVVICDRFVDSTLAYQCYGRGLDARTVECVNRVASAGIVPDVTVLIDCPPEVGLSRARSRNREAGAAEDRLEGEDLDFHRRVRDGYLALARSDTKRIRVVDGTGPQDVVFDEIRAIIDTLVL